The stretch of DNA CGGTCGGCGGCTACCTCTGTCACGCCGGCTGGCGCGAGCTCCGGACGGTGTATCACGTCCTGCGTGGCGATCCCCACCCGGTCCGCGAACTCGACGGCTACACCGGCCCGGTCGAGGTCGAGGGCACCGCCGCGGCCGACGAGGCCGGCACCGTCACCGCGCCGTTCACCGGCAGCGAGTGTCTCGCCTACACCTACGAGGTCGCGGAGCTGCGCTCCTCCGGGAAGAGTTCGAGCTGGCACACGCTCGACGAGGGGGCCGCCGGCGTCGACTTCCTCGTCGACGACGGCACCGGCCGGGTCCGGGTCGATCCCGACGGTGCCGACCTGCGGCTCGGCGAGCACAGCGTCCGCGTCTCGCCGGGGACGGAGCTGCCGGACCGCCTCGCCGAGTACGTCGCGGCGACCGACGCCGTCGACGAGCAGGACCGGACCGTGAACCTCCTCGTGACCGAACTGCACGTCGGGAACGAACAGCGGTTCACCGAGCGCCGCCTCGACGTCGGCGAGTCGGTGTACGTCTACGGCCAGGCCCGCCGCGGGGACGCCCCGGACTGGGGGAGCGACCGCGTCGACGCCGTCCTCGGGGCCGGCCCGGGCGCGCCGGTGTTCGTCGTCTCCGACACCGGCGAGCGGGCCACGGCGTGGCGCTTCGCCAGGGCGGGGCTCTGGCGCGCCGGACTCGGTGCGGTCGTCCTCCTGCTGGCCCTCCTCGGCCTCGCCTCGCTCCTGCTTTCCTGACCGCTACCGCCGGGTTTACCACGCCGCACACCCTAGCTGCGGCTATGTCAGCCCTGCGCGAAGCGTTGCGGGACCTGCCCGACGCCGTGTTCGCGGACGTACTCGAATCCGAGGACGCGTACCTGCTCGTCCTCGACCTCCCCGGCGTGACCGCCGACACGCTCGACGTCAGCGTGGAGGGCGGTCGCCTCGTCGTCGAGGGCCAGCGCGCGAAGGACGTCCCCCGGGAGTTCCGCTACGTCCGCGAGGACCGCTCGGTGTTCCTCGACGTGGAACTGCCGCTCCCGCCGGACGCGACCGGGCAGGGCGCGGAGGGCACCGTCGACGGCGGCGTCCTCGAACTCCGGCTGCCGAAGGCCAGCGCCGCCCCGAGCACGACGATCCCCATCGACGAGGGCTGAGGACCATTGAACCTCCGCGCGTACTGGCGGTTCCTCGTCGTCGCTCGCCACTTCCTGCCCCTGTTGCTCGCGTACGCCCGCGACCGGAACCGGTTCCTCCTGTTCGGCAGCGGCCGGCAGGTCAGCAGCGAGCAGCGCCGCGAGCGAGCGCGGGCGCTGCTGGACTCGCTGCTGACGCTCGGCCCGACGTTCATCAAGCTCGGGCAGCTGCTGTCGACCCGGCCGGACATCCTCCCGCCGGAGTACATCGAGGAGTTCTCGAAGCTCCAGGACCGCGTCCCGCCGGCGGACTGGGCCGACGCCGAGCGCGTCGTCGAGGCCGAACTCGGCCCGGTCGAGGAGCGCTTCGACGAGTTCGAGACGGAGGCGATCAGCGGCGCGTCGCTGGGGCAGGTGTACCGCGCCGAGGTCGACGGCGAACGGGTCGCGGTGAAGGTCCGCCGGCCCGGGATCGAGGAACTCGTCGAGGCCGACCTGCGGGTCATCCGCTGGTCGCTGCCGATCCTGATGTACTTCATCGACGAGTCGCGGTCGTTCTCGCTGGAGACGCTGGCCGACGAGTTCGCCAAGACCATCCGCGAGGAGATGGACTACGAGCGGGAGGCCCGGATGCTCGGCGAGATCCGGGCGAACTTCGCGGGCAACGACCGCGTCCGCATCCCGAAGGTCCGTGACTCCCACTCGACCCGCCGCGTGCTGACGATGGAGTACGTCCCCGGGACGAAGATCAACGACATCGAGGACCTCGACGAGCGGGGGTTAGACCGGACGGAACTGGCCGAGACGCTCCAGCGGGCCTACCTCCAGATGATCATCGACGACGGCGTCTTCCACGCCGACCCCCACCCCGGCAACCTCGCGGTCCAGGACGACGGGAAACTGGTCTTCTACGACTTCGGGATGTCCGGCCGCGTGGACCCGTTCGTCCAGGACAAGATCGTCGACTTCTACGCCGCCGTCGCCGAGCAGGACATCGACGCCATCCTCGACGCGCTCATCGAGATGGGGACCCTGAGCCCCGAGGCGGACCGCGAGGTGATGGGCGACGTGATGGAGCTGGCCATCGCCGACGCCCGCGGCGAGGACATCGAGCAGTACCGCGTCCAGCAGATCGTCCAGCAGGTCGAGGACACCATCTACGAGTTCCCGCTGCGGCTCCCGTCGAACCTCGCGCTCGTCTTGCGGGTCGCGACGGTCGTCGAGGGGGTCTGCGTGACGCTGGACCCCGAGTTCGACTTCATCTCCGTGGCGACGGACTATCTCCGCGAGGAGGGGTACCTCGCCGAGGGCGTCCGGACCTACGTCGAGGACCGCGCGACCGAGGTCCGGGACGCCGCCGAGTCGGCGGTCCGCATCCCGCCGAAACTGGAGGACACCCTCGACAAGATCGAGCGCGACGAGCTCGAACTGCAGGCCGACATCAGGGACTCCGACCGGCTGCTGGCGACGATGACAAAGCGGCTGGTGCTGGGGATGCTGCTGGCGAGTACGGCGTTCTCGACGGCGTTCCTCTACGCCGAGTCGACGGTGATCGCCGCCGCCGTCGCCGGCGTCGGCGGCGTCGCCGTCGCGGGCGCGCTCTGGTGGTCGTTCCGCTCGAAGAAGGGGGTCCGCGCGAAACCGCAGTTCACCCGCCAGAGTATGCGCGAACGACAGGGCGGCGGTGGCGGCGGTGCCGACGCCGGGACGAGCCTCGCGCCGTCGTCGTTCGACGAGGAGGACTGAGGCGGTCGTTCGGTGACGATGATGGGCGTGCCGTCCCGTCCCTCATTCGATCTCTGTTCTTCGAGGTGCGTCCGAAAGCTGCGCCGGTGTGAACGCTTATTGTACTGGTGAGAGAGTGACAGGTATGGCTCTCGACCGTTCGCCGCGACGGACCGGACTACTGGTGGCGAGCCTCGGTGTGCTGACGACCGCCGCTCACCACTTCTCGGTGTTCCTGTATCCGCAGTACTTCATCGGCACAGACGCCGCGCGCGCGGCGTATCTCGACGCCTGGTTTTCTCTGGTGAGCACGGCCGGTCTCGGTCTCCGGTTTGTCGTGATTCCACTGCTGGCCGCCGTCGGCGGGTTCTATCTCGTCCACGTCGATACGGAACCGATACGGCGAGTCGCTGGCTGGTTTCTCGTCTCGGGTTTCGTCTTCGGGCTGGGCACACTCTTCCTCGATTGGATCGTGGCAGAACCGTCCTTCCAGATGTCACCGGGTACCGCCCTGCAGTACGGGATTCTCACGATGCTCTCTGTCGCACTGCCCGCGTTGGTCGCCGCCACGATCGGGCACCTTTCGGCCGACGGTACCCGCTCGCTCTCTACCTGATCCACCAGACCCGACCGAGACGGACACGGACCAAACGGTCGGTCAGTCGAGACCGTCCAAAACAGCATCGAGAGCCGTCTACGACAGGTCGACGACGCGGTCGGCCCACTCGCGAAACCGAGCCAGCGCCGCCCGCTCGTTCTCCGAGACCGGGTCGTCGACGCCCAGCTCGTCGCTCTCGAAGGCGTTCAGGACCGCCGTCTCCGCCCGGTCGCAGTAGGCGAGCAGTCGGTCCGCCGCCGCGGCGTCGGCCTGACAGGCGATGGTCGCGTCGTTGACGAAGACGGCTCGCGGATCGTCGGGCGCGGCGTCGAACCGGGCGGCGGCCGCGGCGGCGTTCGCCTCGGCCAGCGCGAGCGCGTCCCCGGGCGAATCGCCGTCGGCCCGCGGTGCGTGGGCGTCGACGACGCCGTGGTGGACACCGTCGGGCACGTCGACGAACCGCGTGACGTGGCCGCCGAGCACCGTTCCGTCCCGCTCGACCTCGGGGGCGAAGTCCAGGATCACACAGCCCTCGGGGCCGTTGGCGTCGATCCAGCGGGTCATCGCGTCGGCGGTCTGCCGGGTCTTGCCGGCGTTGGACGGGCCGACGACGAGCGTGGTGCCCGTCAGGGGGATCTCGAGGTCGTCGGCCATCCGCTCAGTCCGCGACGACCGCCGGCTCGGGGTCGTCGGTCAGCCGGTCCCGGACGGCCATCGCCACGAGGCCGAGCATCGCCGCCGCGAGGACCCCGGCGAAGGCCAGTATCGCCAGCGACGCCGGGTCGGCGAGCCCGCCGGCGGCCACGCGCTGGACCCACTGGCCGGCGACCACCGTACTCACGCCGATCAGCAGGACGCCGCCGACGTTCTCCAGCGCGGAGTTGGTCTCGGGGACGGCACCGGGGTCGTTCAGCAGGTAGAGGACGAGCAGGAGGACGAACGGGGTCCCGACGAAGCCGATGGCCAGCGCCTGAACGAGCAGCCCGAACACCGCGCCGGGGATGAACACGCCCAGCGCGCTGACGAGGGCAAAGGCCGCGACCGTCGCCCGGTAGCGGCCGTCCTCGGTGTCCTGTCGCCACCCCATCTTGTCGGCGACGAGGTACGGCGGGACGACCGTGTTGCCACCCAGCGTCGTCACGGCCGCACCCCACAGCCCGAGCAGGAACAGCCACCGCGCGTCCGCCCCGACCAGCGGGCCGAGCGCGTTCGCGGCCCCGACGACGCCGAGGCCCGGGTCGCCGAGCACCGACGCCGCGACGAGGAAGATGGCCAGGCTGGCGATCCCGAACGCGACCAGCATCGACGCGGCCACGTCGAAGCGGGCGAGCGCCGCGTCCTCGACCGTCCAGCCGCGGGCCCGCATCGTGTACGACTGCATCGTGACCAGGGCGATGTGGACCGCGCCGCCGAGGATGCCGGCGGCCAGCAGCGCCCCCTCGACGCCGGCCGGGATCGACGGCACCAGCCCGGCGGCCGCCGCGCCCAGGTCGACGGGGACGACGAACAGCGAGGCGACGAACAGCAGGACCACGAGGCTGACAAGCACCTTCGCGCCCAGTTCCGCGTAGCGGTAGCCGCCGCCGGCCAGCCCGACCGCCAGCACGAGGCTCCAGACGACGGCCCAGACGACCGGGCCGACGCCGGTGACGGCCGCCGAGACGCCCGCGAGCGTCTTCATGATGACCAGCTGGGCGAGGCCGGCCGCGACGACGGCGTCGGCCACCAGCAGCCACGCCCACGCCTCGCCGAGGTGTTCCTCGACGACGGCGACGATGCCGGCCTCGGTCAGCAGGCCGAGCCGCATCGCGAGGTACTGGGCGGTCGCGCCCAGCACCGCCGAGAGGACGACGACCCACAGCAGCGCGTAGTCGAAGCTCGCGCCCGCCGTCACCAAGGCCCCGATGGTCGCCGGCCCGGTGGCGATCGCGCCGGCGAGCCACGTCGGCCCCATCCCCGAGAGGCGGTCCCGAAGCGACGTCGCCGCCATCTCAGACACACCCCGGGAACGACTCGCCGGTCACGTGGTACGTGTCGACCCACTCGGGCGGATCGTCGGTAGTGAGCCGCGAGCGGTTGCGCATGTAGGCGGCGATGTACGCCCGCCGCCAGTCGTCGGTCTCGTTGGGCGCGGTGTAGTGGGGCAGCAGGCAGTGCTGGAAGAGGACGTCGCCGGGCTCCATCGGCAGCGAGACCGTGTCCTCGGGGCCGTAGTCGCGCTCCGAGACGGTGATGTCGGTGTCGTACTCGACGGCCTCGTGGTCCAGCAGCCCGTCCGTGTGCGCCCCCGGGACGACCTGCATACAGCCGTTGTCCGTCGTCGACTGGTCCAGCGCCACCCAGACCGTGACGTGATCCATCGGGTGGATCGGGTAGTAGGCGGCGTCCTGGTGGAACTTCTTGGCGCTTCCGACCCGCGGCGGCTTGAGCATCGCCGCGCTCCGGAGCAGGGAGAGGTTCGGCCCCTGCAGCTCCCGGACCACCTCGAGGACGTTCTCGTCGTGGACCAGCTCCGCGAAGACGTCGTCCTCGCGGACCATCCCGACCCCCTCGAACTTCCGGACCGGCTCCCCGTCCTCGAACGCCGCGTCCTCGGCGTCCGGTTCGAGCATCCGCTCGAACCCCGTCTCCGCGCGCTCCCCGCGGACGTAGGCGTCGATGCGCTCGGTCGCGCGCTCGACGGTCGCCGCGTCGAGGCAGTCCTCGACGACGACGTAGCCGTCCCGCTGGTACTGTTCGAACTGCGCGTCCGTGAGTGGCATACCACTAGCTTCTATCTCCCGGTGATAAGTCTGTCTCACTCGGGCCGCGACCGGGAACGCGTCCGGCGGCGCGAACGACCGCGTGTGGCCATTCCAAACGGTTTATACCGGAACGGGGGCAATCCGGCCGTATGGCAAGAGAGCAGACGGAAGTTCGCGAGCTCGACGAGGGCAGCTACGTGATGATCGAGGACACGCCGTGCAAGATCGACTCCTACAGCACGGCCAAGCCGGGCAAACACGGCAGCGCGAAGGCCCGCATCGACGCCCGCGGCGTCTTCGACGGCAAGAAGCGCTCGCTCTCCCAGCCCGTCGACGCGAAGGTCTGGGTCCCGATCATCAACCGGAAGCAGGGCCAGGTCGTCTCCGTCTCCGGCGACGACGCCCAGGTGATGGACCTGGAGACCTACGACACGTTCACGATGCTGATGCCCGACGACGTCGAGCTGAACCCCGACGACGAGATCGAGTACCTGGAGTACGAGGACCAGCGCAAGATCACCCGGACGTGACGTTCCCCGGCGCGGTCGCCGACCGCGAGGCCGCCGACTACGCCCTCGTGGGCGCGCCGCTGGACGCCTCGACCTCCTTCCGTCCGGGCGCTCGCTTCGGCCCGCGCCGCGTCCGCGAGTTCGCACAGGGGTTCGACGACTACGACCACCACACCGACCGTCACTTCACCGACCTCGGGGTGTACGACCACGGCGACGTCGGCCCCTCGGCCGACACCGCCGACTACCTCCAGTTCCTTCGCAGCGCCGTCGCCGAGTTCGACCGCGATGGGGTCGTCCCGCTGCTGGTCGGCGGCGAACACACCGTCTCCGTCGCCGCCGTCCGGGCGCTCGACCCCGACGTGTTCGTCTGTCTGGACGCACATCTGGACCTCAGAGCGTCCTACGCCGGCGACGACCTCTCGCACGCGACGGTCACTCGCCACGCGCTCGACGTGGTCGACCGGGCGGTCGTGTTGGGGGCACGGACCGGCAGCGAGGCCGAGTGGGACCGGGCGAGCGAGGCCGACGTGACCGTCGTCCCGCCCGCAGAGGTGGCCGACTGGACGCCCGACCTCGACGGTCCGGCGTACCTCTCGGTCGACGTCGACGCCGCCGACCCGGGGTTCGCGCCGGGCACCGGGACCCCGGAGCCGTTCGGCCTCGACCCGACGACGATCCACGAGGCGGTCCGGACCGTCGCGCCCCACGCCGTCGGCTGTGACGTCGTGGAGGTCAACGACCGCGACGACGGCCAGGCGGCGACGCTGGCCGCGAAGCTCCTGCGCGCGTTCGTCTACGCCCACGCCGACGGCCGAGACGGCTCGTCGTAGCGGTTGCCCGGGACGCGCCGATCCCGCGGTCCGGAGGGCGTCCACGCGCTCCGGATGGGGGCACAAGATTCTTTCCGGCGACGGAAGAAGGGGCGACCGATGCGCCGCCTCGCCCTCCACGCAGCGCTCGCGCTGGCGCTCGTCCTGGCCGGCTGTTCGGTCCTCGGGAGCGACCCGGTCCGCGAACAGCGGGCCGTCGACCGGCTGAACGCCACCGAGGAGCGCGCCGAGACCGTGGAATCGTACCGCTACCGCCTGTCGTTCACCGCGACGACCGGGGACGGCGACACCCGCCTCAGCGGCTCCGGACAGGGTGCGGCGAACGTCACCAGCCGCCGCCTCGTCACGAACATGACCGTCGACGGCCGCGAGACCGCGACCTACGTCGTCGGTGACACGGCCTACACGGAGTGTGC from Haloarcula litorea encodes:
- a CDS encoding GIDE domain-containing protein, translated to MVLVELVGVAALAVGGYLCHAGWRELRTVYHVLRGDPHPVRELDGYTGPVEVEGTAAADEAGTVTAPFTGSECLAYTYEVAELRSSGKSSSWHTLDEGAAGVDFLVDDGTGRVRVDPDGADLRLGEHSVRVSPGTELPDRLAEYVAATDAVDEQDRTVNLLVTELHVGNEQRFTERRLDVGESVYVYGQARRGDAPDWGSDRVDAVLGAGPGAPVFVVSDTGERATAWRFARAGLWRAGLGAVVLLLALLGLASLLLS
- a CDS encoding Hsp20/alpha crystallin family protein gives rise to the protein MSALREALRDLPDAVFADVLESEDAYLLVLDLPGVTADTLDVSVEGGRLVVEGQRAKDVPREFRYVREDRSVFLDVELPLPPDATGQGAEGTVDGGVLELRLPKASAAPSTTIPIDEG
- a CDS encoding ABC1 kinase family protein translates to MNLRAYWRFLVVARHFLPLLLAYARDRNRFLLFGSGRQVSSEQRRERARALLDSLLTLGPTFIKLGQLLSTRPDILPPEYIEEFSKLQDRVPPADWADAERVVEAELGPVEERFDEFETEAISGASLGQVYRAEVDGERVAVKVRRPGIEELVEADLRVIRWSLPILMYFIDESRSFSLETLADEFAKTIREEMDYEREARMLGEIRANFAGNDRVRIPKVRDSHSTRRVLTMEYVPGTKINDIEDLDERGLDRTELAETLQRAYLQMIIDDGVFHADPHPGNLAVQDDGKLVFYDFGMSGRVDPFVQDKIVDFYAAVAEQDIDAILDALIEMGTLSPEADREVMGDVMELAIADARGEDIEQYRVQQIVQQVEDTIYEFPLRLPSNLALVLRVATVVEGVCVTLDPEFDFISVATDYLREEGYLAEGVRTYVEDRATEVRDAAESAVRIPPKLEDTLDKIERDELELQADIRDSDRLLATMTKRLVLGMLLASTAFSTAFLYAESTVIAAAVAGVGGVAVAGALWWSFRSKKGVRAKPQFTRQSMRERQGGGGGGADAGTSLAPSSFDEED
- a CDS encoding NRAMP family divalent metal transporter, whose product is MAATSLRDRLSGMGPTWLAGAIATGPATIGALVTAGASFDYALLWVVVLSAVLGATAQYLAMRLGLLTEAGIVAVVEEHLGEAWAWLLVADAVVAAGLAQLVIMKTLAGVSAAVTGVGPVVWAVVWSLVLAVGLAGGGYRYAELGAKVLVSLVVLLFVASLFVVPVDLGAAAAGLVPSIPAGVEGALLAAGILGGAVHIALVTMQSYTMRARGWTVEDAALARFDVAASMLVAFGIASLAIFLVAASVLGDPGLGVVGAANALGPLVGADARWLFLLGLWGAAVTTLGGNTVVPPYLVADKMGWRQDTEDGRYRATVAAFALVSALGVFIPGAVFGLLVQALAIGFVGTPFVLLLVLYLLNDPGAVPETNSALENVGGVLLIGVSTVVAGQWVQRVAAGGLADPASLAILAFAGVLAAAMLGLVAMAVRDRLTDDPEPAVVAD
- a CDS encoding phytanoyl-CoA dioxygenase family protein yields the protein MPLTDAQFEQYQRDGYVVVEDCLDAATVERATERIDAYVRGERAETGFERMLEPDAEDAAFEDGEPVRKFEGVGMVREDDVFAELVHDENVLEVVRELQGPNLSLLRSAAMLKPPRVGSAKKFHQDAAYYPIHPMDHVTVWVALDQSTTDNGCMQVVPGAHTDGLLDHEAVEYDTDITVSERDYGPEDTVSLPMEPGDVLFQHCLLPHYTAPNETDDWRRAYIAAYMRNRSRLTTDDPPEWVDTYHVTGESFPGCV
- a CDS encoding translation initiation factor IF-5A encodes the protein MAREQTEVRELDEGSYVMIEDTPCKIDSYSTAKPGKHGSAKARIDARGVFDGKKRSLSQPVDAKVWVPIINRKQGQVVSVSGDDAQVMDLETYDTFTMLMPDDVELNPDDEIEYLEYEDQRKITRT
- the speB gene encoding agmatinase; this translates as MTFPGAVADREAADYALVGAPLDASTSFRPGARFGPRRVREFAQGFDDYDHHTDRHFTDLGVYDHGDVGPSADTADYLQFLRSAVAEFDRDGVVPLLVGGEHTVSVAAVRALDPDVFVCLDAHLDLRASYAGDDLSHATVTRHALDVVDRAVVLGARTGSEAEWDRASEADVTVVPPAEVADWTPDLDGPAYLSVDVDAADPGFAPGTGTPEPFGLDPTTIHEAVRTVAPHAVGCDVVEVNDRDDGQAATLAAKLLRAFVYAHADGRDGSS